The Synechococcus sp. HK05 DNA segment CCTTTTCGCTCACGGGTCAGCCCAATGCCATGGGGGGACGCGAAGCCGGCGGGCTGGCCCATCTGCTGCCGGGCTACCGGCTGGTGGCCAACGCCGAGCACCGCGCCGAGCTGGAGGCGGCCTGGCGGTTTGAGCCGGGATCGATCGCGGCATCGCCGGGGCTGGCTGCCTGGCAGCAGGTGGAGGCGATGGAGCGCGGCGAGCTGGATCTCTGGTGGGTGGTGGCCACCAACCCCCTGGTGAGCATGCCCAACCTCGAGCGGGTGAAGGCGGCCATGGCCCGCTGCCCGCTGGTGGTGGTGAGCGATGCCTACGCCGACACCGAAACGGCCCATTACGCCCACCTGCTGCTGCCCGCCAGCCAATGGAGTGAGAAAGCCGGAGCGATGACCAATTCCGAGCGGCGCGTGACCTATTGCCCCGCCTATCGCCCGCGCCACGGCCAAAGCCGCCCGGATTGGGAGGTGTTTGCGGAGCTCGGTCGGCGCCTCGGCTACGCGCAGCAGTTCACCTACAGCTCCTCGGCGGAGGTGTATGCCGAGTTTGCGGCGCTCACGGCAGGGCGTGTGTGTGATGTGTCGGGTTTGAGCCATGCGCTGCTGGAGCAGGAGGGCCCGCAGCAGTGGCCGTTCCCCCAAGGCTCAGAGGCCAGCAGCGGCTCCAAACGCCTCTATGCCAACGGCTGCTTCCCCACACCGTCGGGCCGGGCCCGGTTCGTGGTGGATCCGGTGCTTGGCCTGGCGGAGCCTCCCTGTGCGGTGTATCCCCTGGTGCTCACGGTGGGCCGCTATTTGGGGCAGTGGCACACGATGACGCGCACGGCCAAGGTGGATCGCTTGCAGACCATGCATCCCGAGCCACTCCTCGAGATCCATCCCAACGACGCCAAGCGCTTCGGCGTGGTGCATGGCGAGCTGGCGGCCGTGAGCTCAAGGCGTGGCAGCGTCACCGCCAAGGTGCTGGTGAGTGATCGCATTCGCCCGGGTTCGGTGTTTCTGCCGATGCACTGGGGCTTCAGCCAGGACCAGGCCTGTGAAGCCAATGTGTTGATGCACGATCAGGCGTGCCCGATCTCCAAGCAGCCTGAACTGAAGGCCACGGCGGTGGTGGTGGCGCCTGCCGTGTCGGTGGTGAAGCCGGTGGAGCAGAGCGAGGGCCGTTTGCAGCGGCTGCGGCGCCTGTTTCTTCAGCCCAGCACTTCTGAGAACGCGGCCTCCAGGTTGTGATGGTCGTGGCCGGGGCGGGCCAGTTTGCAGAGGGCGAAGCGCTCAAGTTCGTTGAGTTGTTGCCACTGTTCAACGCCCAGGGCGATGCCGCGTTCGCTGGCGGCGGCCGCCACATGGGCTGCCACCAAGGTGCTCAGCTGCCAGGGCTCTTCCCGTGCCGGTGGTAGCGGTTTCGCTTCCCCGTCGGCCATCGAGCGGGTGAGGGTGCGGCAGTGCTCCGCCATGGCCGCGAGGGCTGCTGGTTGATCATCCCAATCCACCAAGTCTTGCCGCTGCGCCTGGCTCATCGCCAGCCAGTGGTTCAGCTTCAGCTTGAGCCCGATGAGATCCAACTTCCGGCGCACGCAGAGCGGAATGCAGCGCCATTGGCCCACAAAGTCTTGTTCGAAGCCGAAGCAGTGGTTGGCTGTTGGATTTGGTGTCATCGGTTGCCGCGCGGGTAGCGCACTGCCACGACCATGCCTTCATTCAAGTGGTTGAGCGATGCGCTTTGCGATTGCCCTGGGAATGAGTCTTGGGGTGTGCCATGGCTGGATCACAGCAGATCAGCGTCAGCTGGCTCTCTCCAGCTGGGGTTTGGGTGCTGCCTCTGCAACGTTTCTCGCGCCTGCCGCTGGCATGGGTTGGGCGGAGTCTCCATAGTGATCGAAGTGATGCTTCGGTTTGATGGCTCTTCGTTCCTCGGCAGTTCGCACTGAGCGCAGCCCCATCACCGTGGCTGCCGGATTCATCGGGGCCTTTGTGGTGGCCTCCCTTGCGGTTCAGCTGGTTCGCAGCATGCAAACCGCCCAGGCTGTGGCACCGGCTCAGCCCAGCGCTGTGCAACCCGTGGTGGCCCATCAAGCCACCCTCTGGCAAGACCTCGGCAGCCGCTGAGCTCAGGCCTGAGGGCCTGCGTGATCTCGAAGCTGCTGCAGGCGTTGCAACACGGCACCGCTCTGCAGCAGCTCCCGCGCATGATCCAGGCCGCTGGCCTGATCAGGGTCGAGGCCGGCTTGCCAGAGATAGGTGCCGGCATTCCAGATCAGGGGGTTGGCCAGCTCTCCTTGGCCGCCGAGGGCCGCCATGGCCTGGGCCCCCCAGGTTTCGATGCCTTCCCAGAGGGGATCGTGGCCAAAGCAGCCATGGTCGCGGGGGTGCAGGATTTGGCGCCCTTCACCGCCGTTGCTGGGCCGCCCGGTGACGCAAGCGCGGCTGATGGGTAGATCGGTGCTGCCTTCCAGGCCCTTCACCGTGAGCACGTTGGTTTCACCCGCCAGCTCCAGGGCTTGCCATGCTCTTGCTTCGGTGGGTGGATGCACGAACCCGCTCACCAGCAGATGCTCACCCTGGTGGGCTGTCCACAACAGTTCCAGGCTGGCCACCGGGGGGCGCTTGCCCAGATCTTCCCGGTAGCTGATCAGGCTTTCGGCGGCAGGGAAATGGTCGGGCTGATGCACCAGAGCCAGTTGCAACTGATCCAGTTGCTGTTGCACCCAGCTGAGGCTGCGGCCTCCGAGGCCTACGCCCAGGGCCTCAAACAGTTCCACGGCGGTGATGCCGTATTTCACCGGCATGCGCCCCGCACCCTGCAGCACCACCGGTAGCCCGGCCGAGGCGAGCACCAGGGCTGTGAGGGGATAGATCGGTGCGGTGCGCGTGCGCCCATCGAAGGGCATCCCAAAACTGATCGCTGGGCTGCTGGTGTGCAGCTGAGGCCCGCGGCGCCTGTACACATCCAGCATCCCGGTGAGCTCCTGGGGCTCCGGCCGGCGGATGCGGTGGGCAATCAGGAACGCGCCGATCTGAGCTGGGCTGGCGCCTCCATCGAGGATCAGCTCCATGGCATCGGCGGCCTCGGCGCGGCTCAGGCCACTGCTGGTGTGTTCGCCGCTGCCGATTTTGCGCAGATAGGTTTTGAAGCGCTCCCGGCTCGCAGCGCTGCACAGTTGATCTGGGGTGGCGGCGGGGGCAGCGAGCGTCAAGCCGGTTATCGCTAAAGCTGGGTCTCAACTGCGATTCTGCGCGCCGATGGGGCGGCTTCTGGTAGCGATCGCTACCAGAATGATGCGGCCTTCGGTTGCAACGGCTGCATTGTTGAGGCCTTGGGTCGGGCGATTCTTGAAACCGGAACGGCGCTTTTTTCTGAGCGTTCCGTTGCTGTTTTGCCGCAACTGCGGCTTTTGGTATGACTGTTACCCCCGCTGCAATGCCCTCCCTTGCGGCTCCCTCCCAGGCCACGATCACAGCCACACTCATGGCGGCCAAGAAGGCCAAAGGTTTGAGCTTTGCGGATCTCGAGGCGGCGTTGGGTCGCGATGAAGTGTGGATCGCTTCTCTCTTCTATGGCCAGTCCACGGCATCCGTTGAAGAGGCCGCCAAGTTGGCTGAACTCCTCAGCCTGGATCCTGCGATCACCGAAGCCCTGCAGGCCTATCCCACCAAGGGTGGCCTGGATCCTGTGATCCCCACAGATCCCCTGATCTACCGCTTCTACGAGATCATGCAGGTGTATGGCATGCCGCTCAAGGATGTGATTCAGGAGAAGTTCGGCGATGGCATTATGAGTGCGATCGATTTCACTC contains these protein-coding regions:
- the cynS gene encoding cyanase; its protein translation is MPSLAAPSQATITATLMAAKKAKGLSFADLEAALGRDEVWIASLFYGQSTASVEEAAKLAELLSLDPAITEALQAYPTKGGLDPVIPTDPLIYRFYEIMQVYGMPLKDVIQEKFGDGIMSAIDFTLDVDKVADPAGDRVKVTMCGKFLPYKKW
- a CDS encoding anthranilate phosphoribosyltransferase family protein translates to MTLAAPAATPDQLCSAASRERFKTYLRKIGSGEHTSSGLSRAEAADAMELILDGGASPAQIGAFLIAHRIRRPEPQELTGMLDVYRRRGPQLHTSSPAISFGMPFDGRTRTAPIYPLTALVLASAGLPVVLQGAGRMPVKYGITAVELFEALGVGLGGRSLSWVQQQLDQLQLALVHQPDHFPAAESLISYREDLGKRPPVASLELLWTAHQGEHLLVSGFVHPPTEARAWQALELAGETNVLTVKGLEGSTDLPISRACVTGRPSNGGEGRQILHPRDHGCFGHDPLWEGIETWGAQAMAALGGQGELANPLIWNAGTYLWQAGLDPDQASGLDHARELLQSGAVLQRLQQLRDHAGPQA
- a CDS encoding molybdopterin oxidoreductase family protein, which encodes MAHSSTGSVRSQCPYCGVGCGLELMPPAQPGQAVKRDAEGNPVWTARGDRQHPSSQGQVCIKGATVGDTLARGRLSEPLFRSSLDQDFKPISWDQAFDLLEGRIRSTLAAKGPQAIAMYGSGQFHTEDYYLAQKLLKGALGTNNFDANSRLCMSSAVAGYTRSLGSDGPPCCYEDLDHCSVAFLIGTNTAECHPVLFQRLLKRKKRSPKELTVVVVDPRATDTTKAADLHLAIKPGSDLALLHGIAHLVIAAGGLDADFIEEATEGLADFAQLVASATPERTAELCGISEQQLREVAALWARNDRILSLWSMGVNQRREGTAVVCGLINLHLLTGQIGKAGAGPFSLTGQPNAMGGREAGGLAHLLPGYRLVANAEHRAELEAAWRFEPGSIAASPGLAAWQQVEAMERGELDLWWVVATNPLVSMPNLERVKAAMARCPLVVVSDAYADTETAHYAHLLLPASQWSEKAGAMTNSERRVTYCPAYRPRHGQSRPDWEVFAELGRRLGYAQQFTYSSSAEVYAEFAALTAGRVCDVSGLSHALLEQEGPQQWPFPQGSEASSGSKRLYANGCFPTPSGRARFVVDPVLGLAEPPCAVYPLVLTVGRYLGQWHTMTRTAKVDRLQTMHPEPLLEIHPNDAKRFGVVHGELAAVSSRRGSVTAKVLVSDRIRPGSVFLPMHWGFSQDQACEANVLMHDQACPISKQPELKATAVVVAPAVSVVKPVEQSEGRLQRLRRLFLQPSTSENAASRL
- a CDS encoding nitrate reductase associated protein, with translation MTPNPTANHCFGFEQDFVGQWRCIPLCVRRKLDLIGLKLKLNHWLAMSQAQRQDLVDWDDQPAALAAMAEHCRTLTRSMADGEAKPLPPAREEPWQLSTLVAAHVAAAASERGIALGVEQWQQLNELERFALCKLARPGHDHHNLEAAFSEVLG